One Nitrospinota bacterium genomic region harbors:
- a CDS encoding nitrate oxidoreductase subunit beta: MPEVYNWQLGRMATYVYEEKHPKEQFTFVFNTNRCIACQTCTMAHKSTWTFSKGQEYMWWNNVETKPYGGYPQFWDWKILKMLEQSNPGQNVWNVRKTSNKAIHGVYEGVTIFEAPAKIGLNQQAVGYVPTDEEWRFPNFGEDTAHGREFTQSREGTFGGDNGVKSVLPEHKIWFFYLQRICNHCTYPGCLAACPRKAIYKRQEDGIVLIDQSRCRGYKKCVEQCPYKKPMFRGTTRISEKCIACYPRIEGLDPLTEGDQMETRCMAACVGKIRLQGLVKIGSNGEWAHDPDNPQYYLIRDRKVALPLYPQLGTEPNGYYVPSRHVPRAYSQQMFGPGVDHSIDQYMVPDRDLLGVLQLFRTTQRIIFKWKREPGPKIFETNIHGKKFEMYNDTVIGFNRKGKEIIRVTVEEPFYVRPEEHPGAI; encoded by the coding sequence ATGCCTGAAGTCTATAACTGGCAATTGGGTCGCATGGCTACATATGTCTACGAGGAGAAACATCCGAAAGAGCAGTTTACGTTCGTATTCAATACGAATCGGTGTATCGCCTGTCAGACCTGTACCATGGCTCACAAATCCACCTGGACCTTTTCCAAGGGCCAGGAGTATATGTGGTGGAACAACGTAGAAACGAAACCTTACGGCGGTTACCCGCAGTTCTGGGACTGGAAGATTCTGAAGATGCTGGAGCAGTCCAATCCCGGTCAGAACGTATGGAACGTTCGTAAGACGTCGAACAAAGCGATCCACGGCGTATACGAAGGAGTAACGATCTTTGAAGCGCCTGCCAAGATTGGTTTGAATCAGCAGGCGGTCGGTTACGTACCGACGGACGAAGAGTGGCGTTTCCCGAACTTCGGAGAAGACACCGCTCACGGCCGTGAGTTCACCCAGTCCCGCGAAGGAACATTTGGCGGCGACAACGGTGTGAAATCGGTATTGCCCGAGCATAAAATATGGTTTTTCTATTTACAGCGCATCTGCAACCACTGCACCTATCCTGGCTGTCTGGCAGCTTGCCCGCGTAAGGCAATCTACAAACGTCAGGAAGACGGGATCGTTCTGATCGATCAGTCCCGATGCCGTGGTTACAAGAAGTGTGTTGAGCAGTGTCCTTACAAAAAGCCGATGTTTCGCGGCACGACCCGGATCTCCGAGAAGTGCATCGCCTGTTACCCCCGAATCGAAGGATTGGATCCTTTGACCGAGGGTGATCAGATGGAAACGCGTTGTATGGCGGCTTGTGTGGGCAAGATTCGTTTGCAGGGCCTGGTGAAAATCGGCAGCAACGGCGAATGGGCGCATGATCCTGATAATCCACAGTATTATCTGATTCGGGATCGTAAAGTCGCACTGCCGTTGTACCCGCAGCTCGGAACGGAGCCTAACGGCTACTATGTACCGTCTCGTCACGTTCCCAGGGCCTACTCGCAGCAGATGTTCGGACCTGGCGTCGATCATTCGATCGATCAGTACATGGTTCCGGATCGGGATCTGTTGGGAGTGCTTCAACTTTTCAGAACGACCCAGCGCATCATCTTCAAATGGAAACGTGAGCCCGGTCCGAAGATTTTCGAGACCAATATTCACGGCAAGAAGTTTGAGATGTATAACGATACTGTTATCGGGTTTAACAGGAAGGGTAAAGAAATCATCCGTGTTACGGTTGAGGAGCCCTTCTATGTACGGCCCGAGGAGCATCCCGGCGCGATCTAA
- a CDS encoding glutaredoxin domain-containing protein, with the protein MAGIDDQIKEEIANNKILIYGKGTKTAPQCGFTAETVQFFNKYGYPFEVVNVLENMDKREALNKMTNWPTLPKVFIDGKFYGDTDILDEMETKGEVEPLLKVAFGD; encoded by the coding sequence ATGGCCGGTATTGATGATCAGATTAAAGAAGAAATCGCAAACAACAAAATTCTTATTTATGGAAAAGGCACCAAAACGGCTCCGCAATGCGGATTCACCGCAGAGACCGTTCAGTTTTTCAACAAATATGGATATCCATTTGAAGTCGTTAATGTTTTAGAGAATATGGACAAGCGTGAAGCTCTGAATAAAATGACCAACTGGCCCACACTGCCAAAGGTATTTATCGACGGAAAATTTTACGGCGACACCGACATCCTGGATGAAATGGAAACCAAGGGAGAAGTGGAACCTTTGCTGAAAGTTGCTTTTGGCGACTAA
- a CDS encoding BolA family transcriptional regulator produces the protein MISIEDLVGLITSKIADAEVNVMDRTGMKDHFMVHVTSEIFKDLDLMARHRAVQEILTPAMQDGRIHAVEIKTATPE, from the coding sequence ATGATAAGCATTGAGGATTTAGTCGGGCTGATAACAAGTAAGATCGCCGATGCGGAAGTCAACGTCATGGACCGGACGGGGATGAAGGACCATTTCATGGTTCATGTGACATCGGAGATTTTTAAAGACCTGGATCTCATGGCGCGGCACCGGGCGGTTCAGGAAATTTTGACCCCCGCCATGCAGGATGGAAGAATTCATGCCGTTGAAATCAAAACCGCCACCCCGGAATAA
- a CDS encoding ethylbenzene dehydrogenase-related protein has protein sequence MNTKKPLLLIFMSFFLFGMFVSNVGATTIQALKIQGDIPTDPTDPFWSQYGPTKGKHLVIDLDPQMITNPMWPNPATKWVNVKAVNNGKEIAVRLEWTDATRNDVMVQSQQYKDQAAVMFPVNQAGEEPPFTMGGEGERVNIWQWKATWDKEGAGSAGNTGMADMEDQYGNMAMGSGSYYIYEPDGKLGGIDTKHESGSKSARNATGSETTGTGDITKRSTYVDFGMGKNEGVYNTGRATGNILSDASMRVSPVEDLNAEGFSTLTTQAHQDVMGAGNWSNNRWAVVFKRALATGDENDTQFKSGKTPMAMAVWNGQNKERNGQKGVTQWHELKY, from the coding sequence GTGAATACGAAGAAACCATTATTATTAATTTTCATGAGCTTTTTTCTGTTTGGAATGTTTGTATCCAATGTGGGTGCAACAACCATTCAGGCATTGAAAATACAGGGCGACATTCCCACGGATCCGACTGACCCATTTTGGTCTCAATACGGTCCTACCAAGGGAAAGCATCTTGTTATTGATCTCGACCCACAGATGATCACCAATCCCATGTGGCCGAACCCGGCTACAAAATGGGTAAACGTGAAAGCTGTGAACAATGGTAAGGAAATCGCTGTTCGATTGGAATGGACCGATGCTACCAGAAACGACGTCATGGTTCAGTCTCAGCAGTATAAGGACCAAGCGGCGGTTATGTTTCCTGTGAATCAGGCTGGCGAAGAGCCTCCCTTCACCATGGGTGGAGAGGGTGAACGCGTCAACATCTGGCAATGGAAAGCGACCTGGGACAAAGAGGGCGCTGGATCTGCCGGAAATACGGGTATGGCTGATATGGAAGACCAATATGGAAATATGGCCATGGGCTCTGGTAGTTACTACATATATGAACCCGATGGAAAATTGGGTGGTATCGACACAAAGCATGAGTCAGGCAGTAAATCCGCACGGAATGCAACTGGGTCCGAAACAACCGGAACCGGTGACATCACCAAGCGGAGCACTTATGTTGACTTTGGTATGGGCAAAAATGAGGGTGTTTATAACACTGGTCGGGCAACCGGCAACATTCTTTCCGATGCCAGCATGAGAGTATCTCCTGTTGAAGATCTTAATGCAGAAGGGTTCAGCACATTGACGACCCAGGCGCATCAGGATGTAATGGGTGCCGGCAACTGGAGCAACAACCGCTGGGCGGTTGTGTTCAAGCGTGCTTTGGCTACCGGTGACGAGAACGATACGCAGTTCAAATCGGGTAAAACCCCGATGGCGATGGCCGTATGGAATGGTCAGAATAAAGAAAGAAACGGTCAGAAAGGTGTCACCCAGTGGCATGAGTTGAAATACTAA
- a CDS encoding molecular chaperone TorD family protein, whose product MVDIVQATDPMLAKLGETGTLDELKEQRISLHLARGRAYDILSRALSYPWNRKFFRPKSLMEAMDIVIVDEDDWKQVESIVKGFSKYLPKMTIAQVQKEYVHVFGHAVSMECPPYEMQYGTEGGIQSQTDVLIQLGGFYETFGFELPRNQSKERVDHVSIELAFMYYMSFRTAYGIQHGHEERKVGVLLSSMKKFLRNHLGRWTPLLCIFTARKAERGLYKDIIDILSIFIKNEMTLLDVQAVKVEEPEYRSLSYSMENDLIANAPAECEPR is encoded by the coding sequence ATGGTTGATATTGTTCAAGCAACTGATCCTATGTTGGCAAAACTGGGTGAAACGGGCACTCTTGATGAGCTTAAGGAGCAGAGAATTTCTTTGCATCTTGCCCGGGGAAGAGCATATGACATTTTGTCACGTGCTTTAAGCTACCCATGGAATCGAAAGTTTTTCAGGCCCAAGTCCTTGATGGAAGCGATGGACATTGTGATTGTGGATGAGGATGATTGGAAGCAGGTGGAATCCATTGTTAAAGGATTCAGCAAATACCTGCCGAAAATGACCATCGCGCAAGTGCAAAAAGAATATGTCCATGTTTTCGGACACGCTGTTTCAATGGAATGCCCTCCATATGAAATGCAGTATGGAACAGAAGGTGGCATTCAATCGCAAACGGACGTGTTGATTCAGCTGGGTGGGTTTTATGAAACTTTTGGTTTTGAATTGCCAAGAAATCAGTCTAAAGAGCGAGTCGATCATGTTTCCATCGAATTGGCCTTCATGTATTACATGAGCTTTAGGACTGCTTATGGAATACAGCATGGTCATGAAGAACGGAAAGTAGGGGTTCTGCTAAGCAGCATGAAAAAGTTTTTGCGTAACCATCTGGGACGCTGGACACCCTTGCTTTGCATCTTTACCGCCAGGAAAGCCGAACGTGGATTGTATAAGGATATTATAGATATATTGTCAATCTTCATTAAAAATGAAATGACATTGTTGGATGTCCAGGCTGTTAAGGTTGAAGAGCCTGAATATCGATCATTATCTTATAGTATGGAAAACGATCTGATTGCTAATGCTCCTGCTGAATGTGAGCCGAGGTAG
- a CDS encoding lysophospholipid acyltransferase family protein, producing MKFLVQFFNTLKFWILIALLSPILGTCALLAACVDRSGNRSHRVSSLWARWLCQFSGSPVEIIGIENILQDRAQIFIANHQSFFDIFALSGYLPVQIRWVAKSSLFRIPFVGWSMKAAGYISVDRSNKKKAYQSFVATVEKVKQGNSVVIFPEGTRSEDGTIGPFKKGSQLLAVRAKAPMVPVTLIGTGNIIKKNSFVITPGPIRIIISPPVYTDSSNTKDGESMLEEIRETICTTYAEKTRKGL from the coding sequence TTGAAGTTTTTAGTACAATTTTTTAACACCCTCAAATTCTGGATTTTAATCGCACTTCTTTCCCCCATACTTGGAACCTGTGCACTACTGGCAGCCTGTGTGGACCGTAGCGGCAACCGTTCGCACCGAGTCTCCAGCCTGTGGGCCCGCTGGCTCTGCCAATTCAGCGGCAGCCCCGTTGAAATTATCGGCATTGAAAATATTTTACAGGACCGAGCCCAGATATTCATTGCCAACCATCAAAGTTTTTTCGATATTTTTGCGCTTTCGGGTTATCTGCCCGTGCAAATTCGATGGGTGGCCAAGTCCAGCCTGTTTCGCATACCATTCGTGGGTTGGTCGATGAAAGCGGCGGGATATATCAGCGTGGATCGGAGTAATAAAAAAAAGGCGTACCAATCCTTCGTTGCAACCGTTGAAAAAGTAAAACAGGGAAATTCGGTGGTGATTTTTCCGGAGGGCACGCGGTCGGAGGATGGGACCATCGGTCCTTTTAAGAAGGGAAGTCAACTTTTGGCCGTTCGGGCCAAAGCGCCCATGGTCCCGGTGACACTCATTGGAACGGGAAACATCATTAAAAAAAACAGCTTCGTCATCACCCCCGGCCCCATACGCATTATTATTTCCCCGCCGGTTTACACGGATTCTTCAAACACTAAAGATGGAGAAAGTATGCTGGAAGAAATCCGCGAAACCATTTGCACAACCTACGCGGAAAAAACCCGCAAGGGCCTGTAG
- a CDS encoding iron-sulfur cluster assembly accessory protein: protein MATVSDFVKITPKACEEVKRLVAAEGKPEIGLRLGVKGGGCSGLSYELNFTPTEKGDTILDFEGFKVFMDAKSMIYLKNMQLDFNDGLQGKGFVFSNPNATSTCGCGESFSIA from the coding sequence ATGGCCACAGTTTCGGATTTTGTAAAAATCACTCCCAAAGCTTGCGAAGAGGTAAAAAGACTGGTCGCGGCTGAAGGCAAACCCGAAATCGGACTTCGACTTGGGGTTAAAGGCGGCGGCTGCTCCGGGCTTTCTTATGAACTGAACTTCACCCCTACGGAAAAAGGCGATACTATCCTTGATTTTGAGGGATTCAAAGTATTCATGGATGCGAAGAGCATGATTTACCTGAAGAATATGCAACTGGACTTTAATGACGGACTTCAGGGCAAGGGCTTTGTTTTTTCCAATCCCAATGCAACTTCCACCTGTGGTTGCGGAGAATCGTTTTCCATCGCTTGA
- a CDS encoding tetratricopeptide repeat protein: protein METTINIKDEHEKVREHCGLFPLDAWCLVQATGKDIFTYFQTQTTNNVLQLEEGQGQNSAIVDRKARLIASFSIHRNGDHSVIFLLESQLKETFLKHLDSYLFREDVHVQPLNDSLLALQGPKSALILENLVQEISVPEKLNSIGSFNYQGNDVVIINKSLTGEEGYILACDPSQKESLIAGFEQADDKWVPVSVSPETVEVLRIEAGIPLFNKDISEKNILPETGLEHSSVSYNKGCYIGQEVIARIKTYGAPSVALMGLIIEGDSLPPSEGVILLKNKKIGTVKSSAYSFSLSKNIALAYIQKEHRSPDVDMEVTIDGLPFKVKTSLTPFYQPQTRKDHSIRIMDQALKIYKESDDLDQPIALLREAIDLDPKNAAAYEALGVFLSRQDKLDEAIALMKRLVEIDPTEIMAHSNLSIYYMKQGRIEDAELEKGEATAIEFERLVENNMAKKKKEKMAAQEKIERERMVGMFEQVLEIDPVDQVANFGLGSIYLETGQYEKALPPLQIVIQENKDYSAAYLLLGKNLEKLSKNEEAIEVYRQGIAAASKKGDLMPLKDMQSRLNQLLHSDD from the coding sequence ATGGAAACCACAATTAACATAAAAGACGAGCACGAAAAAGTCCGCGAGCACTGCGGGCTGTTTCCTCTGGATGCATGGTGCCTGGTTCAGGCTACGGGTAAAGATATTTTCACCTATTTTCAGACCCAGACCACTAATAACGTCCTCCAACTGGAAGAAGGCCAAGGCCAGAACAGCGCCATCGTCGATCGCAAGGCCCGCCTCATCGCCTCCTTCTCCATACATCGCAACGGAGACCACTCGGTCATTTTTCTGCTGGAGTCTCAGCTTAAAGAAACATTTCTAAAACACCTTGACAGCTACCTTTTTCGTGAAGACGTTCATGTCCAACCTTTAAACGATAGCCTGCTCGCCTTACAGGGCCCCAAAAGCGCCCTGATACTCGAAAACCTTGTTCAAGAGATATCAGTGCCTGAAAAGCTAAACTCCATTGGCAGTTTTAACTATCAGGGAAATGATGTTGTTATTATCAACAAATCCCTGACCGGTGAGGAAGGATATATTCTCGCTTGTGATCCCTCTCAAAAGGAAAGTTTAATCGCAGGTTTTGAACAAGCTGATGACAAATGGGTTCCGGTATCTGTCAGCCCCGAGACCGTCGAGGTCCTCAGAATCGAAGCGGGCATTCCCCTGTTCAACAAAGATATCAGCGAAAAAAATATCCTCCCGGAAACAGGTCTGGAACATTCGTCTGTAAGTTATAACAAGGGTTGCTACATTGGTCAGGAGGTCATCGCCCGAATCAAAACTTATGGCGCTCCCAGTGTTGCCCTCATGGGACTGATTATAGAAGGAGATTCCCTGCCTCCCAGCGAGGGTGTCATCCTTTTAAAGAATAAAAAAATCGGCACTGTAAAAAGCTCGGCTTATTCCTTTTCCCTAAGCAAAAATATCGCGCTCGCTTACATTCAAAAGGAGCATAGAAGCCCCGACGTGGACATGGAAGTGACCATTGATGGACTCCCATTCAAGGTAAAAACCAGCTTGACGCCTTTTTACCAACCCCAGACCCGAAAAGACCACTCCATACGGATTATGGACCAGGCGTTAAAAATTTATAAAGAAAGTGACGATCTCGATCAACCGATCGCCCTTCTCCGGGAAGCCATTGATCTGGACCCAAAAAATGCCGCCGCTTATGAAGCCCTGGGGGTTTTTCTTTCCAGGCAGGACAAGCTGGACGAAGCCATTGCCCTGATGAAGCGACTGGTGGAAATCGATCCCACCGAAATCATGGCGCATTCCAATTTATCGATCTATTACATGAAGCAGGGTCGCATCGAAGATGCAGAGTTGGAAAAGGGCGAGGCCACAGCCATAGAATTTGAACGGCTCGTGGAGAATAATATGGCCAAAAAGAAAAAAGAAAAAATGGCCGCGCAAGAAAAGATCGAACGGGAAAGAATGGTCGGAATGTTTGAACAGGTTCTGGAAATCGACCCCGTAGATCAGGTTGCCAACTTCGGCCTGGGCTCCATTTATCTGGAAACGGGACAATACGAAAAAGCCTTGCCACCGCTACAAATTGTCATTCAGGAAAATAAGGATTACTCTGCGGCTTATCTGCTGTTGGGGAAAAATCTGGAAAAGTTGTCAAAAAACGAGGAAGCGATCGAAGTCTATCGGCAGGGAATCGCCGCCGCTTCTAAAAAGGGCGATCTCATGCCCTTAAAAGACATGCAAAGCCGCCTCAATCAGCTACTGCATTCGGACGACTGA
- a CDS encoding redoxin domain-containing protein, with the protein MPDELEVGDRAPSFDLPAVYGYKAGATSPSAEEKVHIKLKDFEDKKWVVLAFYAQDSSPEDTRLMIGFNEWNRKFKTREVEVMGCSWNGVNAHQQFIEVYQLGFTLLADEYKKATDSYGVIKEIDDLGTMVKVIERTTFVIDKTGMIRGIWRNIEDLREHPREIWEFIQKEKK; encoded by the coding sequence ATGCCAGATGAACTAGAAGTTGGGGACCGTGCGCCGTCGTTTGATTTGCCTGCGGTTTATGGTTACAAAGCGGGGGCCACAAGTCCTTCTGCGGAAGAAAAAGTTCATATCAAGCTGAAGGACTTTGAAGATAAAAAGTGGGTTGTCCTGGCGTTTTACGCCCAGGACAGCAGTCCTGAAGATACGCGTCTCATGATCGGTTTTAATGAATGGAACCGCAAGTTCAAAACCCGTGAAGTCGAGGTAATGGGGTGCAGTTGGAACGGAGTGAATGCTCACCAACAGTTCATTGAAGTGTATCAATTGGGTTTCACGTTGCTGGCCGATGAGTACAAAAAGGCGACGGATTCCTATGGAGTCATCAAAGAAATCGATGATTTGGGAACGATGGTGAAGGTGATCGAAAGAACAACCTTTGTCATTGATAAAACCGGCATGATCCGCGGCATATGGCGTAATATTGAGGATCTTCGGGAACATCCCAGAGAGATTTGGGAATTTATTCAGAAGGAAAAGAAATAA
- a CDS encoding S1/P1 nuclease produces the protein MAPIKKWIPEIVLFLILFSVQNVWAWGPPAHRIVGEIADSHLLPSVKIKIEKNFSIKKLSDVANWADTIKKKRSQGSWHYCNIKELNRSYDRDRDCSHGACVVEKISEFVHILQGRGHSKKEGREALMYLVHFVGDIHQPLHLGNARDRGGNNISLSFKGRRTNLHALWDGGLIYLAGKSLVQYASDLSRRVTDREADDWNQSHVTEWANESRVWALDHAYVLERADSGTLSKRYIEKSREIIDLRLTQAGVRLAGLLNRLLK, from the coding sequence ATGGCCCCCATTAAAAAATGGATACCAGAGATTGTGTTGTTCCTGATCCTCTTCTCCGTGCAAAACGTTTGGGCCTGGGGACCGCCAGCGCACAGGATTGTGGGTGAAATAGCAGATAGCCACCTTTTGCCCTCAGTGAAGATCAAAATTGAGAAAAATTTTAGCATAAAGAAATTATCCGATGTTGCGAATTGGGCGGATACGATCAAGAAAAAGCGATCGCAAGGTTCCTGGCATTATTGTAATATTAAGGAGTTGAACAGGTCCTATGACAGGGACCGGGATTGCTCTCATGGCGCTTGTGTGGTTGAAAAAATTTCGGAATTTGTCCACATCCTTCAGGGGAGGGGGCATTCCAAAAAAGAGGGCAGGGAAGCGTTGATGTATCTGGTGCATTTTGTCGGAGACATTCATCAACCACTGCATCTGGGCAATGCCAGAGACCGTGGGGGCAATAATATTTCCTTGAGCTTTAAAGGGCGACGCACGAACCTGCACGCTCTGTGGGATGGCGGCTTGATTTACCTTGCCGGAAAAAGTCTGGTACAATACGCGAGCGATTTGAGTCGCCGGGTCACCGACAGGGAGGCCGACGACTGGAATCAATCGCATGTGACTGAGTGGGCTAATGAGTCGCGGGTTTGGGCTCTCGATCATGCCTATGTTTTAGAGAGGGCGGACAGTGGAACCTTGTCTAAAAGGTATATTGAAAAAAGCCGGGAAATTATTGATTTGCGGTTGACCCAAGCGGGAGTTCGCCTTGCGGGTTTGTTGAATCGTTTGTTGAAATAA